In a single window of the Antedon mediterranea chromosome 1, ecAntMedi1.1, whole genome shotgun sequence genome:
- the LOC140049250 gene encoding uncharacterized protein produces MMFNINRTLPEVAHQVVALNGEKWRNYTLRVFCFGDYEYLTKLYGLNGPNARYCCLFCEKPKAEMQLKAPPAKQRSLASIRANYRMFMEDGGIESRSKDVSMSVVNNPLVSIEVDHVSVPSLHLSLGIFKKLFDMLETEAHSIDCLIYSLRKNGELDDTSESKFDKIIQHQIQTQIDIKEKIEEKKLKLTEMEDAMPLIYLKGSVDGSIITNVGKIVKLREEIESLTKCMENGLPFGTGPIVTSLERVLQKNRIQRQAYHGKSFIGNHVHKCCQVN; encoded by the exons ATGATGTTTAATATTAACCGGACTCTTCCGGAAGTGGCCCACCAAGTTGTTGCTTTGAACGGGGAAAAATGGCG CAATTACACACTGAGAGTTTTCTGTTTTGGGGACTATGAGTATCTAACAAAACTCTATGGATTAAATGGACCAAATG CTCGATACTGCTGTCTCTTTTGTGAAAAACCAAAAGCAGAAATGCAATTAAAGGCACCACCCGCCAAACAGCGATCATTGGCTTCAATCAGAGCCAACTATAGAATGTTTATGGAAGATGGCGGAATTGAAAGCCGATCTAAGGATGTTTCCATGAGCGTTGTTAATAATCCCTTAGTATCAATTGAGGTAGATCAT GTGTCTGTTCCTAGCCTGCACTTGTCATTGGGCATATTCAAGAAGCTCTTTGATATGCTTGAGACGGAGGCGCACAGCATAGATTGCCTCATATATTCCCTAAGGAAAAATGGAGAACTTGATGACACTTCTGAATCaaagtttgataaaataattcaaCATCAGATCCAAACACAAATTGATATCAAAGAAAAGATTgaagaaaagaaattaaagtTGACTGAGATGGAGGATGCAATGCCATTAATCTATCTTAAAGGAAGTGTTGATGGTAGCATCATTACCAATGTGGGAAAGATAGTCAAATTGAGAGAAGAGATTGAGTCACTG acaaaATGCATGGAAAATGGGCTTCCATTTGGAACGGGTCCAATTGTCACATCACTGGAGCGTGTGCTACAAAAAAATCGCATCCAACGGCAAGCCTATCATGGTAAATCATTTATTGGTAACCATGTTCATAAATGTTGTCAGGTAAATTAA